The Candidatus Limnocylindrales bacterium genome includes a region encoding these proteins:
- a CDS encoding GNAT family N-acetyltransferase encodes MSQPLHFPPDYSETRVVKDGTEIGLRLLRPHDRDVLAKGFEELSAESRYTRFFSPMSKLPEKILEKMLETDDWNHLAIVAFRKEDGKGLATGRFIRLAGEPEVAEFAVAVIDSMQGRGLGKLLLGLVARAARERGITRFRAHVLAGNDAMITLLRELDPTLDATSDGRSITYDLDLPEMTDEASSSGPIFDLLRAAGRGLDVLLQSLRSG; translated from the coding sequence ATGAGCCAGCCGCTCCATTTCCCGCCCGACTACTCCGAGACGCGCGTGGTCAAGGACGGCACCGAGATCGGCCTTCGCCTGCTGCGACCGCATGATCGCGATGTGCTCGCGAAGGGCTTCGAGGAGCTCTCTGCCGAGTCGCGCTACACGCGCTTCTTCTCACCGATGAGCAAACTGCCGGAGAAGATCCTCGAGAAGATGCTGGAGACCGACGACTGGAATCACCTGGCGATCGTCGCGTTCCGCAAGGAAGACGGCAAAGGGCTCGCCACCGGAAGATTCATCCGTCTTGCCGGCGAGCCGGAGGTCGCGGAGTTCGCCGTCGCGGTCATCGATTCGATGCAGGGTCGCGGGCTCGGCAAGCTGCTGCTCGGCCTGGTTGCGCGAGCTGCTCGCGAGCGCGGCATCACGCGCTTTCGCGCGCACGTGCTCGCGGGCAACGACGCGATGATCACGCTGCTGCGCGAGCTCGATCCGACGCTCGACGCGACCAGCGACGGCCGTTCCATCACGTACGACCTCGACCTGCCGGAGATGACCGACGAAGCCTCTTCCAGTGGTCCGATCTTCGATCTGCTGCGCGCCGCCGGTCGCGGCCTGGACGTTCTACTTCAGAGCCTGCGGTCGGGCTGA
- a CDS encoding PaaI family thioesterase, with the protein MEQQKKSLYFEAATMPASGAWAQKRRLAANLRIIIDRLVTSDAPEEQLARAADAAASFAESLAGHPHRQRMWGFAESANAGVGAFFDQSPLIGLSNPLAPPMTLEARGDRVYGEVCFGSAYEGPPGHVHGGFVAAAFDELLGFTQSLTGNPGMTASLTVRYRRPTPLHVTLRFDAGVDRVDGRKIYASGRVLSGETVTAEADALFVSVDPERFQALIDEVRTR; encoded by the coding sequence GTGGAACAACAGAAGAAGAGTCTTTACTTCGAAGCGGCGACGATGCCGGCATCCGGCGCGTGGGCGCAGAAACGACGCCTCGCCGCCAATCTGCGAATCATCATCGACCGGCTGGTTACGAGCGATGCGCCCGAGGAACAGCTTGCCCGCGCCGCCGATGCCGCCGCGAGCTTTGCCGAATCGCTCGCCGGGCATCCGCATCGCCAGCGAATGTGGGGTTTTGCCGAAAGCGCGAACGCCGGCGTGGGAGCGTTCTTCGACCAGAGCCCGCTCATCGGCCTGTCGAACCCATTGGCACCGCCGATGACACTCGAAGCCCGGGGAGATCGCGTGTACGGAGAAGTCTGCTTCGGTTCTGCCTACGAGGGGCCGCCCGGCCATGTGCACGGCGGCTTCGTTGCGGCTGCGTTCGATGAGCTTCTTGGCTTCACGCAGTCGCTCACCGGCAATCCCGGCATGACGGCGAGTCTCACCGTGCGTTATCGCCGGCCGACGCCTTTGCACGTGACCCTTCGTTTCGATGCGGGAGTCGATCGCGTGGACGGTCGCAAGATCTACGCGTCCGGTCGAGTCCTCTCCGGCGAAACCGTCACGGCGGAGGCCGACGCCCTGTTCGTTTCTGTCGATCCCGAACGTTTCCAGGCGCTGATCGACGAGGTCCGGACGCGATGA
- a CDS encoding Hsp20/alpha crystallin family protein, translating into MSSKIDTTGTMEGAQELALQEVERTAGDRPVAVHDELLLESQGASLDGREGDRVRPSDCSSIAAIVSPPADIAETDEVVLFSIELPGMSEKDVEVQISPDLLVIRGVRRSDDPGITLWHLRERSTAIVERMILIPDGVDTEDWSMQFRDGVLTVRMAKSCRQRKKRRVYAS; encoded by the coding sequence ATGAGCAGCAAGATCGACACGACCGGAACGATGGAAGGTGCGCAGGAGCTGGCGCTTCAGGAAGTGGAGAGGACGGCGGGGGATCGTCCGGTCGCTGTGCATGACGAATTGCTGCTCGAGTCGCAGGGCGCTTCGCTCGACGGACGCGAAGGGGATCGCGTCCGGCCGAGCGACTGCTCGAGCATCGCTGCGATTGTCTCGCCGCCTGCGGACATCGCAGAGACCGACGAGGTGGTGCTGTTCAGCATCGAGCTGCCGGGGATGAGCGAGAAAGATGTCGAGGTCCAGATCAGTCCCGACCTGCTGGTGATTCGCGGGGTGCGGCGGTCAGACGATCCGGGGATCACGCTCTGGCACCTGCGCGAACGCTCGACCGCCATCGTCGAGCGAATGATCCTCATTCCGGACGGCGTCGATACCGAGGACTGGTCGATGCAGTTCCGCGACGGCGTTCTTACCGTGCGCATGGCGAAATCCTGCCGGCAGAGAAAGAAGCGGCGCGTTTACGCTTCGTAA
- a CDS encoding AAA family ATPase: MPPQPGQSVVRFGSFRVDMANERLWNGSDPVTLRPKTWQVLRHLVEHADRLVSKHELLDAVWTDVAVEEKAVNTCIGEIRTALGDSSRRPRFIETVQRRGFRFLASPSVDAADGTGTGQHVRPAFIGRSHELGSLLARLRGGAGNATVTVVRGAAGIGKSRLVREATERAGVRTLVGQCIEGGGIPYLPWVEMIHQHLRTRSSTETAVTPAAAELQRLIPGLQPDSGDPLPATTDPELARLRLFEALAAFFESASRDGPVVLVLEDVHWIDASSLHALQALVPRLAASTVQLVATLRDEDAEPGSAVRNALEALRRRAIVVEVPLRGLAASETRELVADLAGPLIPPAFVARIADSSEGSPFFVEEILRHYGQDATREAGDGDAGPADLHLPDNVIEIFERRIRHLSPAARRLVDAIAVCGRDCEEPLLELALDMQDARLAAAASEAIDLRILRENPGSPGRYGFVHALMSVALRQRLAPPRLRELHASIADAVIATRADAGERAAEVARHLERAVPKVPAMRAIGALLEASEHAAHGLAYEDAIEHCERALSLARAAATGTNEHRCLPELLVRYAEALQKIGQAENVAAAFRDAAAVARQAAEPQWLARAALGMATIWDFEAPDVRGYLEDALECLGNDAAPLRARLLARLSVVLYPHAGTRPRCESLSTQAVELARSVGDATLLAQTLVDWLAGQWYLDNLAAQDAVSEELIDVAGRSGDGALLATAHGWRVVIALCRGEIDRAEAHCEALCDLAQRLGQPTYRWCGLYLSATLALLHGRLDAAERFATEAFDIGRTASPQSATIVYFTQMVSIRREQNRIGELLPMLEQNPASMSSDALAWNLPHFYMEADRVEDAASAFARACSLGFDAMPGENSRNRRLLTLGAMSLACAALGDKAAAAPLYEIVRLESHRWAVAGFGAVNYGMVENGAGALAACLGDYEAAVGHFERAIAEYERKNVPIALARACCLYADALLRRGSPGDPQQASALLQRAELLADELGLVRVREMARRVRDGASRP, translated from the coding sequence ATGCCGCCGCAGCCTGGTCAGAGCGTCGTTCGCTTCGGTTCGTTTCGCGTCGACATGGCGAACGAGCGGCTCTGGAACGGCTCCGACCCCGTCACGCTTCGGCCGAAAACCTGGCAGGTTCTGCGACATCTCGTCGAACATGCCGACCGGCTCGTCAGCAAGCATGAGCTTCTCGACGCGGTGTGGACCGACGTGGCCGTCGAAGAGAAAGCCGTCAATACCTGCATCGGCGAGATTCGTACGGCGCTAGGCGACAGCTCGCGCCGCCCGCGGTTCATCGAGACGGTGCAGCGGCGCGGCTTTCGTTTCCTTGCGTCGCCGAGCGTGGATGCGGCCGACGGAACGGGGACGGGGCAACACGTGCGGCCGGCGTTCATCGGGCGCTCGCACGAGCTCGGATCACTGCTGGCGCGACTTCGCGGCGGCGCGGGAAATGCGACGGTCACCGTGGTTCGCGGAGCAGCGGGCATCGGCAAGAGCCGCCTCGTCCGCGAGGCGACGGAGCGCGCCGGCGTGCGCACCCTGGTCGGGCAATGCATCGAAGGCGGCGGCATTCCGTATCTGCCGTGGGTCGAGATGATCCATCAGCATCTGCGCACGCGTTCGTCGACGGAGACGGCAGTAACCCCGGCGGCTGCCGAGCTCCAGCGCCTGATCCCGGGACTGCAGCCGGATTCGGGCGATCCGCTGCCGGCGACGACGGATCCGGAGCTCGCGCGGCTGCGATTGTTCGAAGCGCTCGCGGCATTCTTCGAGTCTGCTTCGCGCGACGGCCCCGTGGTGCTCGTGCTCGAAGACGTCCACTGGATCGACGCGTCTTCGCTGCATGCGCTGCAGGCGCTGGTGCCTCGGCTCGCCGCGAGCACCGTGCAACTGGTCGCAACGCTGCGTGACGAGGACGCCGAGCCCGGGTCCGCGGTGCGAAACGCCCTCGAAGCGTTGCGCCGGCGCGCCATCGTCGTCGAGGTGCCGCTGCGCGGGCTGGCCGCGAGCGAGACGCGTGAGCTGGTCGCCGATCTTGCCGGCCCACTGATTCCTCCTGCATTTGTCGCGCGGATTGCCGACAGCAGCGAAGGCAGTCCGTTCTTCGTCGAGGAGATCCTCCGTCACTATGGCCAGGACGCGACGCGCGAGGCCGGCGATGGTGATGCGGGCCCTGCCGACCTCCACCTTCCCGACAATGTCATCGAGATTTTCGAGCGCAGGATTCGCCACCTTTCGCCCGCGGCCCGGCGTCTCGTCGACGCAATCGCCGTCTGCGGTCGCGACTGCGAGGAGCCGCTGCTCGAGCTTGCCCTCGACATGCAGGACGCCCGGCTTGCCGCTGCGGCCAGCGAAGCCATCGATCTCAGGATCCTGCGTGAAAATCCCGGGAGCCCCGGCCGTTACGGATTCGTGCATGCGCTGATGTCGGTGGCGCTGCGCCAGCGTCTCGCACCGCCTCGTCTTCGCGAGCTTCACGCGAGCATCGCGGACGCCGTGATCGCGACCAGGGCCGACGCCGGCGAGCGTGCCGCCGAAGTCGCCCGTCATCTCGAGCGCGCCGTGCCGAAAGTGCCGGCCATGCGCGCGATCGGCGCACTCCTCGAGGCTTCCGAGCATGCGGCGCACGGGCTCGCTTACGAAGACGCCATCGAGCATTGCGAGCGGGCGCTGTCGCTCGCACGTGCGGCAGCAACCGGAACGAACGAGCATCGCTGTCTGCCCGAGCTCCTGGTGCGTTACGCTGAGGCACTTCAGAAAATTGGCCAGGCCGAAAACGTGGCGGCAGCGTTTCGTGATGCTGCCGCCGTCGCCCGTCAGGCCGCAGAGCCGCAGTGGCTCGCGCGTGCGGCGCTCGGCATGGCGACGATCTGGGACTTCGAGGCCCCGGACGTTCGCGGTTACCTCGAGGACGCACTCGAATGTCTCGGCAACGACGCCGCGCCGCTGCGCGCGCGTCTGCTCGCGCGGCTGTCCGTCGTGCTCTACCCGCACGCCGGCACGCGGCCGCGATGCGAATCGTTGAGTACGCAGGCCGTCGAGCTCGCACGAAGCGTCGGCGATGCCACGCTGCTCGCGCAGACTCTCGTCGATTGGCTCGCGGGGCAGTGGTATCTCGACAACCTCGCCGCGCAGGACGCCGTCAGCGAGGAGCTGATCGATGTAGCAGGGCGCAGCGGGGACGGTGCGCTGCTGGCCACGGCGCACGGCTGGCGCGTGGTGATCGCGCTGTGCCGCGGAGAGATCGACCGTGCCGAAGCGCACTGCGAGGCGCTGTGCGATCTCGCGCAGCGCCTCGGACAGCCGACCTATCGATGGTGCGGCCTGTATCTGTCGGCGACGCTGGCGCTGCTGCATGGCCGGCTCGACGCTGCAGAGCGCTTCGCGACCGAGGCATTCGACATCGGACGCACCGCCAGCCCGCAATCGGCAACCATCGTCTATTTCACGCAGATGGTCTCGATCCGTCGCGAGCAGAACCGGATCGGCGAGCTGCTCCCGATGCTGGAACAGAACCCGGCGAGCATGAGCAGCGACGCGCTCGCCTGGAATCTTCCGCACTTCTACATGGAAGCCGATCGCGTCGAAGACGCGGCTTCGGCATTCGCGCGTGCGTGTTCACTCGGCTTCGACGCGATGCCGGGCGAGAATTCGCGCAATCGCCGGCTGCTCACGCTCGGCGCCATGTCGCTGGCGTGCGCCGCGCTCGGCGACAAGGCCGCGGCGGCCCCTCTGTACGAGATCGTGCGCCTGGAGTCGCATCGATGGGCCGTGGCCGGTTTCGGTGCGGTCAACTACGGGATGGTCGAGAACGGCGCCGGAGCGCTTGCGGCGTGCCTCGGCGATTACGAAGCGGCGGTCGGACATTTCGAACGCGCCATTGCCGAGTATGAGCGCAAGAACGTCCCGATCGCGCTTGCGCGGGCATGCTGTCTTTACGCCGATGCATTGCTGCGCCGCGGATCGCCGGGCGACCCGCAGCAGGCGTCAGCGCTGCTTCAGCGTGCAGAGCTGCTTGCCGACGAGCTCGGGCTCGTTCGCGTGCGCGAGATGGCAAGGCGCGTGCGCGACGGCGCTTCGCGTCCGTAG
- a CDS encoding sulfatase-like hydrolase/transferase, with protein MKLWHPSASVGLALAMAITPAHAEKKAPATPHTPNILLIVMDDVGIDQMKTFGYGGDSPPATPNIENIADAGIRFRNAWAMPACTTSRAVMYDARFPFRTNVLGALGPDDLANSMVSPYEVTTPKLLATRGYDSALFGKSHTTLQGHDPAGLAGPHVLGWNYFAGWLDETGDPASIDVTAGGVASPGKIYPCGYVPSSKVGGADSGACYMADGSCSELTTEGGVPPGRICRDRGGILDPDKSCAVPMPAYVDFSLLSGHYVSPVTYNQPDGRVDDIPSTDPRARQFRADFVVDEAVRWINSRPKNKPWIASVNFASDHTPLMQPPYDAPVEGNAASSDMNCLAPQAQQPLSDMLIESMDGEIGRLLVDTGLARRDKNGGLVYQPHATDTMVIILGDNGSLGATVKTPFNVVRSKGTAYQTGVWVPLIVSGPLMRGPARSNSHMINVADLYSLFGEIAGIDDVQAEVPRPLDSERMLPYIINPKQKAIRKFNFTQVGVNLQANGSINGPCTISGTCTQIPVTKGVCEDNGGIWWGKGHDPSITHNPDPDGFKLCCEVNKFVIDQGCDPQAPGCPYGITPLVSIGIRDKHFKIVKNSVTSYVSQEEPCRDDTQTEFYTIDEAAPAPDLDDPGDDLLTGVLTPRQQASYDALSAKLTELLASEPACPGDGNIDYVVDQDDLDGWSQYSQAGQSSVFDFTLDGLTDGDDQAVIQANLGTDCRLP; from the coding sequence ATGAAACTCTGGCATCCGTCCGCATCTGTCGGTCTTGCGCTCGCGATGGCGATCACGCCGGCCCACGCGGAAAAGAAGGCGCCGGCAACGCCGCACACGCCGAACATCCTGCTCATCGTCATGGACGACGTCGGGATCGACCAGATGAAGACCTTCGGTTACGGCGGCGATTCGCCTCCGGCCACGCCGAACATCGAGAACATCGCCGATGCCGGCATTCGCTTCCGCAATGCGTGGGCGATGCCGGCCTGCACGACGAGCCGCGCCGTCATGTACGACGCCCGCTTTCCGTTCCGCACCAACGTGCTCGGCGCGCTCGGACCGGACGACCTCGCGAACTCGATGGTCTCTCCGTACGAGGTCACGACACCGAAGCTGCTCGCGACGCGCGGCTATGACAGCGCACTGTTCGGCAAGAGCCACACGACACTTCAAGGCCACGATCCCGCCGGCCTTGCCGGTCCGCACGTGCTCGGCTGGAACTACTTCGCCGGCTGGCTCGATGAGACCGGCGACCCGGCTTCGATCGACGTCACGGCCGGCGGCGTCGCTTCACCCGGCAAGATTTATCCGTGCGGCTACGTGCCGAGCTCGAAAGTCGGCGGCGCCGACAGCGGCGCATGCTACATGGCCGACGGCTCGTGCAGCGAGCTCACGACCGAGGGCGGCGTGCCTCCCGGAAGGATCTGCCGCGACCGCGGCGGCATCCTCGATCCGGACAAGAGCTGCGCAGTGCCCATGCCGGCCTACGTCGACTTCAGCCTGCTGAGCGGGCACTACGTTTCGCCAGTCACGTACAACCAGCCCGATGGTCGAGTCGACGACATCCCGTCGACCGATCCGCGCGCGCGCCAGTTCCGAGCCGACTTCGTCGTCGACGAGGCGGTGCGGTGGATCAACTCGCGACCGAAGAACAAGCCGTGGATTGCGTCGGTCAACTTTGCGTCCGATCACACGCCGCTGATGCAGCCGCCTTACGATGCACCGGTGGAAGGAAACGCCGCGAGCAGCGACATGAACTGCCTCGCGCCGCAGGCGCAGCAGCCACTGTCGGACATGCTGATCGAATCGATGGACGGCGAGATCGGACGCCTGCTTGTCGACACCGGCCTCGCGCGTCGCGACAAGAACGGCGGGCTCGTCTACCAGCCGCACGCAACCGACACGATGGTGATCATTCTCGGCGACAACGGAAGCCTTGGCGCAACCGTCAAGACTCCGTTCAACGTCGTGCGGTCGAAGGGCACCGCGTACCAGACCGGCGTCTGGGTTCCACTGATCGTCTCCGGCCCGCTGATGCGAGGGCCGGCGCGCAGCAACTCGCACATGATCAACGTGGCCGATCTCTATTCCCTGTTCGGCGAGATCGCCGGAATCGACGACGTGCAGGCGGAAGTGCCCCGGCCGCTCGATTCGGAGCGGATGCTTCCTTACATCATCAACCCGAAGCAGAAGGCGATCCGCAAGTTCAACTTCACGCAGGTCGGCGTGAATCTTCAGGCCAACGGCTCGATCAACGGCCCGTGCACGATTTCCGGCACATGCACGCAGATTCCCGTCACCAAAGGCGTGTGCGAAGACAACGGCGGCATCTGGTGGGGCAAGGGGCACGATCCGTCGATCACGCACAATCCGGATCCGGACGGGTTCAAGCTGTGCTGCGAGGTCAACAAGTTCGTAATCGACCAGGGCTGCGATCCGCAGGCGCCCGGCTGTCCGTACGGAATCACGCCGCTGGTCTCGATCGGAATCCGCGACAAGCATTTCAAGATCGTCAAGAATTCCGTGACGAGCTACGTCTCGCAGGAAGAACCGTGCCGCGACGACACCCAGACCGAGTTCTACACGATCGATGAAGCCGCACCGGCGCCCGATCTCGACGATCCTGGCGACGATCTTCTGACCGGCGTTCTGACGCCGCGCCAGCAGGCGAGCTACGATGCGCTCTCCGCGAAGCTGACCGAGCTGCTGGCGTCCGAGCCGGCCTGTCCGGGCGACGGCAACATCGATTACGTCGTCGACCAGGACGATCTCGACGGCTGGAGCCAGTACAGCCAGGCAGGTCAGTCGAGCGTCTTCGATTTCACGCTCGACGGGCTGACGGACGGTGACGACCAGGCCGTCATCCAGGCAAATCTCGGAACCGATTGCCGGTTGCCGTAG